In Ailuropoda melanoleuca isolate Jingjing chromosome 11, ASM200744v2, whole genome shotgun sequence, a genomic segment contains:
- the MXRA8 gene encoding matrix remodeling-associated protein 8 isoform X3 — protein MVWTQDRLHDRQRVVHWDLSGRPGGGPTRRLVDMYSAGEQRVYEPRDRGRLLLPLSAFHDGNFSLLIRAVEDADAGLYTCNLHHHYCHLYETLAVRLEVTDNPREAGAHWDGEKEVLVVERGTPALLTCVNRAHVWTDRHLEEAQQVVHWDRQPPGVPHDRADRLLDLYASGERRAYGPPFLRDRVEVGADAFARGDFSLRIDPLEPADEGTYSCHLHHHYCGLHERRIFHLRVTEPVAEPPPRDSPGNGSSHSGAPGSDPTLARGRSVINVIVPEGRAHFFQQLGYVLATLLLFILLLITVVLATRQRRRGGYEYADKKSGKSKGKDVNMAEFAVATGDQALYRSEDIQLDYKNNILKERAELGHSPLPVKNIDLDREGQRADTHLFPWLPEFRKEYCK, from the exons ATGGTGTGGACCCAGGACCGGCTGCACGACCGCCAACGCGTGGTCCACTGGGACCTCAGCGGCCGCCCAGGCGGCGGCCCGACCCGCAGACTCGTAGACATGTACTCAGCGGGCGAGCAACGCGTGTACGAGCCGCGCGACCGCGGCcgcctcctgctgcccctctccGCCTTCCACGACGGCAACTTCTCGCTGCTCATCCGCG CGGTGGAGGATGCCGACGCGGGGCTGTACACCTGTAACCTGCACCACCATTACTGCCACCTGTACGAGACCCTGGCCGTCCGCCTCGAAGTCACGGACAACC cccGCGAGGCCGGCGCGCACTGGGACGGCGAGAAGGAGGTGCTGGTGGTGGAGCGCGGCACGCCCGCGCTGCTCACCTGCGTGAACCGGGCGCACGTGTGGACCGACCGGCACCTGGAGGAGGCGCAGCAGGTCGTGCACTGGGACCGACAGCCGCCCGGGGTGCCGCACGACCGCGCCGACCGCCTGCTGGACCTGTACGCGTCGGGCGAGCGCCGAGCCTACGGGCCGCCCTTCCTGCGCGACCGCGTGGAGGTGGGGGCGGACGCCTTTGCGCGCGGCGACTTCTCACTGCGCATCGACCCGCTGGAGCCAGCCGACGAGGGCACGTACTCCTGCCACCTGCACCATCACTACTGCGGCCTCCACGAGCGCCGCATCTTCCACCTGAGAGTCACCGAGCCCGTCGCTGAGCCGCCCCCGCGGGACTCGCCGGGCAACGGTTCCAGCCACAGCGGCGCCCCTGGCTCAG ATCCCACCCTGGCGCGCGGCCGCAGCGTCATCAACGTCATAGTCCCCGAGGGCCGGGCCCACTTCTTCCAGCAGCTGGGCTACGTCCTGGCCACCCTCTTGCTCTTCATCCTGCTGCTCATCACCGTCGTCCTGGCCACCCGTCAGCGCCGCCGCGGAG GCTATGAATACGCGGACAAGAAGTCGGGGAAGTCAAAGGG GAAGGATGTGAACATGGCAGAGTTTGCTGTGGCCACAGGAGACCAGGCACTTTACAGGAGTGAGGACATTCAGCTAG ATTACAAAAACAACATCCTGAAGGAGAGGGCTGAGCTGGGCCACAGCCCACTGCCCGTCAAGAACATTGACTTGGACAGAG AGGGCCAGAGGGCAGACACCCACCTGTTCCCTTGGCTTCCAGAGTTCAGAAAGGAGTACTGCAAATAA
- the MXRA8 gene encoding matrix remodeling-associated protein 8 isoform X1: protein MELRSQVVVWELVLLQSSAVLLSSVPSGPVPAASSVVSESTVSWAAGTLAVLRCQSPRMVWTQDRLHDRQRVVHWDLSGRPGGGPTRRLVDMYSAGEQRVYEPRDRGRLLLPLSAFHDGNFSLLIRAVEDADAGLYTCNLHHHYCHLYETLAVRLEVTDNPREAGAHWDGEKEVLVVERGTPALLTCVNRAHVWTDRHLEEAQQVVHWDRQPPGVPHDRADRLLDLYASGERRAYGPPFLRDRVEVGADAFARGDFSLRIDPLEPADEGTYSCHLHHHYCGLHERRIFHLRVTEPVAEPPPRDSPGNGSSHSGAPGSDPTLARGRSVINVIVPEGRAHFFQQLGYVLATLLLFILLLITVVLATRQRRRGGYEYADKKSGKSKGKDVNMAEFAVATGDQALYRSEDIQLDYKNNILKERAELGHSPLPVKNIDLDREGQRADTHLFPWLPEFRKEYCK, encoded by the exons ATGGAGCTGCGGTCCCAAGTTGTGGTCTGGGAACTTGTACTTCTTCAGA GCTCCGCTGTCCTTCTGTCCTCAG tgcCCTCAGGGCCCGTGCCTGCCGCCAGCTCCGTGGTGTCCGAGTCCACCGTGAGCTGGGCGGCGGGCACCCTGGCCGTGCTGCGCTGCCAGAGCCCGAGAATGGTGTGGACCCAGGACCGGCTGCACGACCGCCAACGCGTGGTCCACTGGGACCTCAGCGGCCGCCCAGGCGGCGGCCCGACCCGCAGACTCGTAGACATGTACTCAGCGGGCGAGCAACGCGTGTACGAGCCGCGCGACCGCGGCcgcctcctgctgcccctctccGCCTTCCACGACGGCAACTTCTCGCTGCTCATCCGCG CGGTGGAGGATGCCGACGCGGGGCTGTACACCTGTAACCTGCACCACCATTACTGCCACCTGTACGAGACCCTGGCCGTCCGCCTCGAAGTCACGGACAACC cccGCGAGGCCGGCGCGCACTGGGACGGCGAGAAGGAGGTGCTGGTGGTGGAGCGCGGCACGCCCGCGCTGCTCACCTGCGTGAACCGGGCGCACGTGTGGACCGACCGGCACCTGGAGGAGGCGCAGCAGGTCGTGCACTGGGACCGACAGCCGCCCGGGGTGCCGCACGACCGCGCCGACCGCCTGCTGGACCTGTACGCGTCGGGCGAGCGCCGAGCCTACGGGCCGCCCTTCCTGCGCGACCGCGTGGAGGTGGGGGCGGACGCCTTTGCGCGCGGCGACTTCTCACTGCGCATCGACCCGCTGGAGCCAGCCGACGAGGGCACGTACTCCTGCCACCTGCACCATCACTACTGCGGCCTCCACGAGCGCCGCATCTTCCACCTGAGAGTCACCGAGCCCGTCGCTGAGCCGCCCCCGCGGGACTCGCCGGGCAACGGTTCCAGCCACAGCGGCGCCCCTGGCTCAG ATCCCACCCTGGCGCGCGGCCGCAGCGTCATCAACGTCATAGTCCCCGAGGGCCGGGCCCACTTCTTCCAGCAGCTGGGCTACGTCCTGGCCACCCTCTTGCTCTTCATCCTGCTGCTCATCACCGTCGTCCTGGCCACCCGTCAGCGCCGCCGCGGAG GCTATGAATACGCGGACAAGAAGTCGGGGAAGTCAAAGGG GAAGGATGTGAACATGGCAGAGTTTGCTGTGGCCACAGGAGACCAGGCACTTTACAGGAGTGAGGACATTCAGCTAG ATTACAAAAACAACATCCTGAAGGAGAGGGCTGAGCTGGGCCACAGCCCACTGCCCGTCAAGAACATTGACTTGGACAGAG AGGGCCAGAGGGCAGACACCCACCTGTTCCCTTGGCTTCCAGAGTTCAGAAAGGAGTACTGCAAATAA
- the MXRA8 gene encoding matrix remodeling-associated protein 8 isoform X2, with product MELRSQVVVWELVLLQSSAVLLSSVPSGPVPAASSVVSESTVSWAAGTLAVLRCQSPRMVWTQDRLHDRQRVVHWDLSGRPGGGPTRRLVDMYSAGEQRVYEPRDRGRLLLPLSAFHDGNFSLLIRAVEDADAGLYTCNLHHHYCHLYETLAVRLEVTDNPREAGAHWDGEKEVLVVERGTPALLTCVNRAHVWTDRHLEEAQQVVHWDRQPPGVPHDRADRLLDLYASGERRAYGPPFLRDRVEVGADAFARGDFSLRIDPLEPADEGTYSCHLHHHYCGLHERRIFHLRVTEPVAEPPPRDSPGNGSSHSGAPGSDPTLARGRSVINVIVPEGRAHFFQQLGYVLATLLLFILLLITVVLATRQRRRGGYEYADKKSGKSKGKDVNMAEFAVATGDQALYRSEDIQLDYKNNILKERAELGHSPLPVKNIDLDREFRKEYCK from the exons ATGGAGCTGCGGTCCCAAGTTGTGGTCTGGGAACTTGTACTTCTTCAGA GCTCCGCTGTCCTTCTGTCCTCAG tgcCCTCAGGGCCCGTGCCTGCCGCCAGCTCCGTGGTGTCCGAGTCCACCGTGAGCTGGGCGGCGGGCACCCTGGCCGTGCTGCGCTGCCAGAGCCCGAGAATGGTGTGGACCCAGGACCGGCTGCACGACCGCCAACGCGTGGTCCACTGGGACCTCAGCGGCCGCCCAGGCGGCGGCCCGACCCGCAGACTCGTAGACATGTACTCAGCGGGCGAGCAACGCGTGTACGAGCCGCGCGACCGCGGCcgcctcctgctgcccctctccGCCTTCCACGACGGCAACTTCTCGCTGCTCATCCGCG CGGTGGAGGATGCCGACGCGGGGCTGTACACCTGTAACCTGCACCACCATTACTGCCACCTGTACGAGACCCTGGCCGTCCGCCTCGAAGTCACGGACAACC cccGCGAGGCCGGCGCGCACTGGGACGGCGAGAAGGAGGTGCTGGTGGTGGAGCGCGGCACGCCCGCGCTGCTCACCTGCGTGAACCGGGCGCACGTGTGGACCGACCGGCACCTGGAGGAGGCGCAGCAGGTCGTGCACTGGGACCGACAGCCGCCCGGGGTGCCGCACGACCGCGCCGACCGCCTGCTGGACCTGTACGCGTCGGGCGAGCGCCGAGCCTACGGGCCGCCCTTCCTGCGCGACCGCGTGGAGGTGGGGGCGGACGCCTTTGCGCGCGGCGACTTCTCACTGCGCATCGACCCGCTGGAGCCAGCCGACGAGGGCACGTACTCCTGCCACCTGCACCATCACTACTGCGGCCTCCACGAGCGCCGCATCTTCCACCTGAGAGTCACCGAGCCCGTCGCTGAGCCGCCCCCGCGGGACTCGCCGGGCAACGGTTCCAGCCACAGCGGCGCCCCTGGCTCAG ATCCCACCCTGGCGCGCGGCCGCAGCGTCATCAACGTCATAGTCCCCGAGGGCCGGGCCCACTTCTTCCAGCAGCTGGGCTACGTCCTGGCCACCCTCTTGCTCTTCATCCTGCTGCTCATCACCGTCGTCCTGGCCACCCGTCAGCGCCGCCGCGGAG GCTATGAATACGCGGACAAGAAGTCGGGGAAGTCAAAGGG GAAGGATGTGAACATGGCAGAGTTTGCTGTGGCCACAGGAGACCAGGCACTTTACAGGAGTGAGGACATTCAGCTAG ATTACAAAAACAACATCCTGAAGGAGAGGGCTGAGCTGGGCCACAGCCCACTGCCCGTCAAGAACATTGACTTGGACAGAG AGTTCAGAAAGGAGTACTGCAAATAA
- the AURKAIP1 gene encoding aurora kinase A-interacting protein, which produces MFLVRLTSQLLRAVPRAVRSRPWPVPGVLGGRACRPCYSTQPAGPSGVVSIAGKGLQLELEEMLVPRKMSISPLESWLTAHYLLPRLDAGAPGTVAPSQLYECPPSQVGEGAEQGMEEVWDVPRMQCKNVLKIRRRKMNHHKYRKLVKRTRFLRRKVREGRLKRKQIKFERDLRRIWLKAGLKEAPAGWQTPKIYLKGK; this is translated from the exons ATGTTCCTGGTGCGCCTGACTTCTCAGCTGCTGAGGGCTGTTCCTCGGGCAG TTCGCAGTCGGCCCTGGCCCGTCCCAGGGGTGCTAGGCGGACGTGCCTGCAGGCCCTGCTACAGCACACAGCCAGCCGGCCCAAGTGGAGTTGTCTCCATCGCTGGCAAGGGGCTCCAGCTGGAGCTTGAGGAGATGCTGGTCCCCAGGAAGATGTCCATCAGTCCTCTGGAGAGCTGGCTGACCGCCCACTACCTCCTACCGAGACTAGATGCCGGGGCCCCAGGGACCGTGGCACCATCCCAACTCTATGAGTGTCCACCTAgccaagtgggggaaggggctgagcaGGGGATGGAGGAAGTCTGGGATGTGCCCCGGATGCAGTGCAAAAACGTGCTGAAGATTCGCCGACGGAAGATGAATCATCACAAATACCGTAAACTGGTCAAGAGGACCCGGTTCCTGCGGCGGAAGGTCCGGGAAGGACGCCTGAAACGCAAACAG ATCAAGTTTGAGAGAGACCTGAGGCGCATCTGGCTGAAGGCAGGGCTGAAGGAAGCCCCTGCAGGCTGGCAGACCCCCAAGATCTACCTGAAGGGCAAATGA